Proteins encoded by one window of Gemmatimonadota bacterium:
- the rsmH gene encoding 16S rRNA (cytosine(1402)-N(4))-methyltransferase RsmH: MTDALHVPVLLAPILARAEGATRVVDGTLGHGGHAAAFLAAGAEVLGIDRDPDAIATARARLGDVRMHYVNAPYASPEAVAAVRAFRPDFLLLDLGVSSRQLDDESRGFTFRPGAPLDMRMGPDAPTAAEWLASVDEAELKQVLREYGDEPKAGRMAAEIVRRRETSALVTSDDLVNAIRASLGPRSGPGDFARIFQAVRIAVNEELTGLEEVLPLFREAVGPGGTLAVISYHSGEDRLVKGAFRLWSAGCTCPPGLPQCICGQVPLGRSVPRKAVIADDAETRANSRARSARLRFFRNSDASDQSPTRAG; this comes from the coding sequence ATGACCGACGCATTGCACGTTCCCGTTCTCCTCGCTCCGATCCTCGCCCGTGCCGAGGGCGCGACGCGTGTCGTGGACGGGACGCTCGGACATGGCGGACACGCGGCCGCCTTCCTTGCCGCCGGCGCCGAGGTGTTGGGGATCGATCGCGACCCCGACGCCATCGCCACGGCGCGGGCCCGACTCGGCGACGTCCGGATGCACTACGTCAACGCCCCCTACGCCTCCCCCGAGGCCGTGGCCGCGGTGCGCGCCTTCCGCCCCGACTTCCTCCTCCTCGACCTTGGCGTCTCTTCCCGGCAGCTCGACGATGAATCGCGTGGCTTCACCTTCCGGCCAGGCGCGCCGCTCGACATGCGGATGGGGCCGGATGCGCCGACCGCTGCCGAGTGGCTCGCCTCGGTCGACGAGGCGGAGCTCAAGCAGGTGCTGCGCGAGTATGGCGACGAGCCGAAGGCGGGCCGTATGGCCGCCGAGATCGTCCGTCGGCGGGAGACCAGTGCGTTGGTCACCAGCGATGACCTGGTCAATGCCATTCGGGCCTCCCTGGGCCCCCGGAGCGGGCCAGGGGACTTCGCCCGGATCTTCCAGGCGGTTCGGATCGCCGTGAACGAGGAACTGACCGGTCTGGAGGAAGTCCTCCCCCTCTTTCGGGAGGCCGTCGGGCCGGGTGGGACCCTTGCCGTGATCAGTTATCATTCGGGCGAGGACCGGTTGGTGAAGGGGGCGTTCCGGTTGTGGAGCGCCGGCTGCACCTGTCCACCGGGCCTTCCCCAGTGCATTTGCGGGCAAGTGCCCCTTGGACGCTCGGTGCCGCGGAAGGCAGTGATTGCCGACGACGCGGAGACCCGCGCCAACTCACGCGCCCGCAGTGCCCGGCTCCGCTTCTTCCGGAACAGCGATGCCAGCGACCAATCGCCAACGCGTGCAGGTTAG
- a CDS encoding FtsW/RodA/SpoVE family cell cycle protein codes for METASVSALECIPRNDQSCQSLIGFGSGGVFGVGFGQGTQKLGHLPLAYSDFILSVIGEEWGFVGVLFVWIGFTLFCWLGLRIARTARDPFGTYLATGLVVAVGFTALFHTAVVTRMGPVTGLTLPFMSAGRSSLVLYLLSAGVLVSIGRRRGRPARQS; via the coding sequence ATGGAGACGGCGTCCGTCTCCGCGCTCGAGTGCATTCCGCGCAATGACCAATCGTGCCAGTCGCTGATCGGGTTCGGGAGTGGCGGCGTCTTCGGCGTCGGCTTCGGCCAGGGGACGCAGAAGCTCGGTCACCTCCCGCTGGCGTATTCCGACTTCATCCTCTCGGTGATTGGCGAGGAGTGGGGCTTCGTTGGCGTGCTCTTCGTCTGGATCGGCTTTACCCTCTTCTGTTGGCTCGGCCTCCGAATCGCGCGAACAGCCCGAGACCCCTTCGGCACCTACCTGGCCACCGGGCTGGTCGTCGCCGTCGGATTCACGGCCCTCTTCCACACCGCCGTCGTCACGCGGATGGGACCAGTGACGGGGCTGACGCTGCCCTTCATGTCGGCGGGCCGCTCCTCGTTGGTGCTGTACCTCTTGTCGGCAGGCGTCCTGGTCAGCATCGGCCGTCGCCGCGGGCGGCCCGCGCGGCAATCATGA
- a CDS encoding UDP-N-acetylmuramoyl-tripeptide--D-alanyl-D-alanine ligase: MSIAWTAAQVCEALGLAAPGSEAHYAQVGTDTRALVPGSLFVALVGDRFDAHDYLDAARDAGATAAVVRRGTPPVEGLTLYPVDDTLHALGELAHARRERFTGPVIAITGQNGKTSTKEMVAAVLATRWKTHRTRANDNNLVGVPLTVLQAPEDTEAMVVEAGANVPGEIPRYREILRPDIALVTNAGAGHLEGFGSVAGVVKEKLSLTRDVPLAIVGLEPADLVPGARALAQRVITAGLGDADVTPTSVTLAADGRPVVSIDGRTFHLAARGRHQAGNAMFAWGVARELGLDLDAVAKALESFIIPGGRGELKQHGALTVLNDGYNANPQSFASVIALAQEMRAGKTLVFVAGTMRELGDHAPALHAEVAAQLAELRPELLALVGEFVPAFAPYRAAFAGRLLEAPDAETMGPLLAERLKGDELVVLKGSRGVTLERILPAILPRAATTA; this comes from the coding sequence ATGAGCATCGCGTGGACGGCCGCACAGGTGTGTGAGGCACTTGGGCTCGCCGCTCCAGGATCCGAGGCGCACTACGCACAGGTCGGTACCGATACCCGCGCGCTCGTCCCCGGCTCGCTCTTCGTCGCGCTGGTGGGTGACCGATTCGATGCCCACGACTATCTCGACGCAGCACGGGACGCCGGCGCCACCGCTGCCGTGGTCCGCCGTGGCACACCGCCGGTTGAGGGCCTGACGCTCTACCCGGTCGACGACACGCTTCACGCGCTCGGCGAGCTGGCGCATGCACGGCGCGAACGCTTCACCGGCCCGGTGATCGCCATCACGGGGCAGAACGGGAAGACGTCGACGAAGGAGATGGTGGCCGCGGTGCTCGCCACGCGCTGGAAGACGCACCGCACCCGGGCCAATGACAACAACCTCGTCGGGGTGCCGCTGACCGTGCTGCAGGCGCCCGAGGACACCGAGGCGATGGTGGTCGAGGCCGGTGCCAACGTGCCGGGCGAGATTCCGCGGTACCGCGAGATCCTCCGCCCCGACATCGCCCTCGTCACCAATGCCGGTGCTGGGCATCTCGAGGGATTCGGCTCGGTCGCCGGCGTCGTCAAGGAGAAGCTGTCACTCACGCGCGACGTGCCGCTGGCCATCGTCGGGCTCGAACCGGCAGACCTCGTCCCGGGTGCTCGTGCCCTTGCACAGCGAGTGATCACCGCCGGGCTCGGCGACGCTGACGTCACGCCGACCAGCGTGACGCTCGCTGCCGACGGACGGCCAGTCGTATCGATCGATGGCCGCACCTTCCACCTCGCGGCCCGTGGCCGGCACCAGGCCGGGAATGCCATGTTCGCCTGGGGCGTGGCCAGGGAGCTTGGGCTGGATCTCGATGCCGTCGCGAAGGCGCTGGAATCGTTCATCATTCCCGGCGGCCGTGGCGAACTGAAGCAGCACGGGGCGCTGACCGTCCTGAACGATGGCTACAACGCCAATCCGCAGTCGTTCGCCAGTGTGATCGCCCTCGCGCAGGAGATGCGGGCCGGGAAGACGCTGGTCTTCGTGGCGGGGACGATGCGGGAACTGGGCGACCACGCCCCGGCGCTCCACGCCGAGGTGGCGGCACAGTTGGCCGAGCTGCGCCCCGAGCTCCTGGCACTGGTCGGGGAGTTTGTGCCGGCCTTCGCGCCCTACCGGGCCGCCTTCGCCGGCCGACTGCTCGAGGCCCCCGACGCCGAGACGATGGGGCCCTTGCTGGCGGAGCGGTTGAAGGGGGATGAACTCGTGGTGTTGAAGGGTTCTCGCGGGGTGACCCTTGAGCGTATCCTTCCCGCCATCCTGCCACGCGCCGCCACCACCGCCTGA
- a CDS encoding phospho-N-acetylmuramoyl-pentapeptide-transferase: MLYHLLAGKSGLLSNLLTYISFRAAAAMVTALGIAFLLGPVIIRKLHALKVGQVIRAEGPASHQAKRGTPTMGGIIIILATVIPTLLFAPLTNRFVIVSVVAMLWCGAIGFLDDYLKVVQGQSRGLVAKWKLTGQVTFGVSLGILLIVWPVVNPAMIPAEGTTVPFFKYLVVTFAPWLYVVFVTGVVTGFSNAVNLTDGLDGLATGLSTIAAGAFASFAYVLGRVDTTAYLNLFYLPGSGELSIFCAALMGACLGFLWFNAHPAKVFMGDTGSLALGGAFGTVAILLKSEFLLVIIGGVFVAEAVSVMLQTSVYKWNKRTRGREYADSHRVFRMAPLHHHFEKLGWAETTVVVRFWILGIFCALVALATLKLR, encoded by the coding sequence ATGCTCTACCACCTGCTCGCCGGCAAGTCGGGGCTGCTGTCCAACCTCCTCACCTACATCTCCTTCCGTGCGGCGGCCGCCATGGTCACCGCGCTCGGCATCGCGTTCCTGCTTGGCCCGGTGATCATCCGGAAGCTGCACGCGTTGAAGGTGGGGCAGGTGATCCGCGCCGAAGGGCCGGCCAGCCACCAGGCCAAGCGCGGCACGCCGACGATGGGCGGCATCATCATCATCCTGGCAACGGTGATTCCGACGCTGCTCTTTGCGCCGCTCACCAACCGCTTCGTCATCGTGAGTGTGGTGGCGATGCTCTGGTGCGGAGCGATCGGCTTCCTCGACGACTACCTCAAGGTGGTCCAGGGCCAGTCACGCGGGCTCGTCGCCAAGTGGAAGTTGACCGGACAGGTGACCTTCGGTGTCTCCCTCGGCATCCTGCTGATTGTCTGGCCGGTGGTCAATCCGGCGATGATTCCCGCCGAGGGGACGACGGTTCCGTTCTTCAAGTATCTGGTCGTCACCTTCGCGCCGTGGTTGTATGTCGTCTTCGTCACCGGCGTGGTGACGGGCTTCTCGAACGCCGTCAATCTCACCGATGGACTGGACGGACTCGCGACAGGTCTTTCCACCATCGCGGCCGGCGCCTTCGCCTCCTTCGCGTATGTGCTTGGCCGTGTCGACACGACGGCGTACCTGAACCTCTTCTACCTCCCCGGCTCGGGCGAACTCTCGATCTTCTGCGCCGCGCTGATGGGAGCGTGCCTCGGCTTCCTCTGGTTCAACGCGCATCCGGCCAAGGTCTTCATGGGCGACACCGGCTCGCTCGCCCTGGGCGGTGCGTTCGGCACGGTCGCGATTCTGCTCAAGAGTGAATTCCTGCTCGTCATCATCGGCGGCGTCTTCGTCGCGGAAGCGGTCTCGGTGATGCTGCAGACCTCGGTGTACAAGTGGAACAAGCGGACCCGGGGCCGGGAGTATGCCGACTCGCACCGAGTCTTCCGGATGGCGCCGCTGCACCACCACTTCGAGAAGCTCGGCTGGGCCGAGACGACGGTGGTGGTGCGCTTCTGGATCCTCGGGATCTTCTGTGCGCTGGTGGCACTGGCCACGCTGAAGCTCCGATGA
- a CDS encoding UDP-N-acetylmuramoyl-L-alanyl-D-glutamate--2,6-diaminopimelate ligase, translating to MTLQSLVAVLRQYDLLVTAPTDDPAVGGVAVDSRRVTPGTLFIAERGSDADGHAYVAAAVAAGASAVVVEHPMGSAAPEIVVTDGRAAARRLAEAWYHHPADALRIVAVTGTNGKTTTTALVRHLLNAEGTAGSIGTLGAFDGSGRAVSSTAGTLTTPGSVDMQATLRAMVDAGVRHVAMEASSHALDQGRLDAITYAGAIFTNLTREHLDYHHTMEAYLAAKLRLADLVAPDGVLAINADDPAWSALHGDRRAVRWGYAADADLRIEELVALTAGSRFTLTGRFGTAEVAIPLPGEFNVANAVGAAAVMLGLGMPMAEVVARLGESPQIPGRMERIIDAPFHVIRDYAHTPDAYERVLATIRPLTPGRIIVVFGCGGDRDGGKRPIMGEIAARLADHVILTSDNPRTEDPDRIIDDIAAGMPKGSYERELDRYIAIAMATGQARPGDVVLLLGKGHETYQVIGHEKEPFDERAIVLGLVGR from the coding sequence ATGACGCTGCAGTCGCTGGTTGCCGTGCTCCGACAGTACGATCTCCTCGTGACCGCCCCAACCGACGATCCGGCGGTGGGCGGAGTGGCGGTGGACTCGCGTCGCGTCACACCAGGGACACTCTTCATCGCGGAGCGCGGCAGTGATGCCGACGGCCATGCCTACGTCGCCGCCGCCGTCGCGGCGGGGGCAAGCGCGGTGGTGGTCGAGCACCCGATGGGAAGCGCGGCTCCGGAGATCGTCGTCACGGACGGCCGTGCCGCGGCCCGCCGTCTGGCGGAGGCGTGGTACCACCATCCGGCGGATGCCCTGCGGATCGTCGCGGTCACCGGAACCAACGGGAAGACCACGACCACGGCGCTGGTGCGTCACCTCCTCAACGCCGAGGGCACCGCCGGGAGTATCGGCACGCTGGGCGCCTTCGATGGCAGCGGTCGGGCCGTGAGCTCAACGGCCGGCACGCTGACGACACCCGGCAGCGTCGACATGCAGGCGACGCTCCGCGCGATGGTCGACGCGGGCGTGCGCCATGTCGCGATGGAGGCGTCGTCGCACGCGCTCGACCAGGGGCGACTCGATGCCATCACGTACGCCGGCGCGATCTTCACCAACCTGACGCGCGAACACCTCGACTACCACCACACGATGGAGGCGTACCTCGCCGCGAAGCTGCGGCTCGCCGACCTCGTCGCCCCCGATGGCGTCCTCGCGATCAACGCCGATGATCCGGCGTGGTCGGCGCTGCACGGCGATCGGCGGGCGGTGCGTTGGGGCTATGCCGCCGATGCCGATCTCCGTATCGAGGAACTGGTGGCGCTCACCGCCGGGAGCCGATTCACCCTCACCGGTCGTTTCGGGACCGCCGAGGTGGCGATCCCGCTCCCCGGCGAATTCAACGTCGCCAACGCGGTCGGTGCTGCCGCGGTGATGCTCGGCCTCGGGATGCCGATGGCCGAGGTCGTGGCGCGTCTCGGCGAGTCGCCGCAGATCCCCGGCCGGATGGAGCGGATCATCGATGCGCCGTTCCACGTGATCCGCGACTACGCCCACACCCCCGATGCCTACGAGCGGGTCCTGGCGACCATCCGTCCGCTGACTCCGGGGCGGATCATCGTGGTCTTCGGCTGTGGCGGCGATCGCGACGGCGGGAAGCGCCCCATCATGGGTGAGATCGCGGCGCGGCTGGCCGATCACGTCATCCTCACCAGCGACAACCCGCGCACTGAGGACCCCGACCGGATCATCGACGACATCGCGGCGGGGATGCCGAAAGGGTCGTACGAGCGCGAGCTCGACCGCTACATCGCGATCGCGATGGCCACCGGCCAGGCGCGCCCCGGCGACGTGGTGCTGCTGCTCGGCAAGGGGCACGAGACCTATCAGGTGATCGGCCACGAGAAGGAGCCGTTCGACGAGCGCGCGATCGTGCTGGGGTTGGTCGGCCGATGA
- a CDS encoding FtsW/RodA/SpoVE family cell cycle protein produces the protein MSPSAVRHPGELRWETNLLACVTLTLTGFGVMNCYSTGSYVTRWYAESSQQLSGALIGGVFFIVAAYVDYNVWRKFAKPMFYATLAGLVLLAVVSIIWHRGKAPSFLDRIFPYKLGAHRWIWVGVQVQVSEIARFTLAAYIAMRAADAGQKLRHFTTGFLPIIGVVIGTVLLVAIEPSLSMSIVLAAIGTMIIFTAGARIPISSRWPRSRRWPWSRSSSSTTCARGAWRRRPSPRSSAFRAMTNRASR, from the coding sequence GTGAGCCCGTCCGCGGTGCGCCATCCGGGTGAATTGCGCTGGGAGACCAACCTCCTGGCCTGCGTGACGTTGACGCTCACCGGTTTCGGCGTGATGAATTGCTACAGCACCGGCAGCTACGTCACACGGTGGTATGCCGAGTCGTCGCAGCAACTCTCGGGTGCGCTCATCGGCGGCGTCTTCTTCATCGTGGCCGCGTACGTCGACTACAACGTCTGGCGGAAGTTCGCCAAGCCGATGTTCTACGCGACCCTGGCGGGACTTGTCCTGCTGGCGGTGGTCTCGATCATCTGGCACCGGGGCAAGGCGCCCTCGTTCCTCGACCGGATCTTTCCCTACAAGCTCGGGGCCCATCGCTGGATCTGGGTCGGCGTGCAGGTGCAGGTCTCCGAGATCGCCCGATTCACCCTCGCCGCGTATATCGCCATGCGGGCGGCTGACGCCGGGCAGAAGCTGCGACACTTCACGACCGGCTTCCTGCCCATCATCGGCGTCGTGATCGGGACCGTCCTGCTGGTGGCGATCGAGCCCTCGCTGTCGATGTCGATCGTGCTGGCGGCGATCGGCACGATGATCATCTTCACCGCGGGTGCTCGCATCCCCATTTCCTCCCGCTGGCCGCGATCGCGGCGCTGGCCCTGGTCGCGGTCCTCAAGTTCGACGACGTGCGCAAGGGGCGCATGGAGACGGCGTCCGTCTCCGCGCTCGAGTGCATTCCGCGCAATGACCAATCGTGCCAGTCGCTGA
- a CDS encoding tetratricopeptide repeat protein, with amino-acid sequence MTDDTLPALQAEYARLATALATAPSAEQRALIKADIVALFRRAETLITELATFKESIRELVDRFKTLPGEAAVSVRHDHIGASSYIERGWSALAAADWTAAATALREAIARDATSMTARALLAWALVRTGEVDAAVALCRPILEADPANGLARVAVGVALLQRDQFDEAAVHLGHVTASASADPRAVLYAHYWLGVVALRREDFGSAVASLRRAVTLGPNLGEGWAELGIALWHAGAPADAREAWRVGAGIRHSPHQTRCLDLETVTAAGGMPPRWSPA; translated from the coding sequence ATGACCGACGACACCCTGCCCGCGTTGCAGGCGGAATACGCGCGGCTCGCCACGGCGCTGGCGACCGCTCCATCGGCCGAACAGCGTGCCCTGATCAAGGCGGACATCGTCGCACTCTTCCGACGGGCGGAGACGTTGATCACCGAGCTCGCCACGTTCAAGGAGTCGATTCGCGAGTTGGTCGACCGCTTCAAGACGTTGCCCGGTGAGGCGGCCGTGTCGGTGCGGCATGACCATATCGGTGCCTCGAGTTACATCGAGCGTGGGTGGAGTGCGCTGGCGGCTGCGGATTGGACAGCGGCCGCGACCGCACTTCGCGAAGCCATCGCGCGGGACGCCACCAGCATGACGGCGCGGGCGCTGCTGGCGTGGGCGTTGGTGCGCACCGGGGAGGTCGATGCCGCGGTGGCGCTCTGCCGCCCGATTCTTGAAGCCGACCCGGCGAACGGGCTCGCTCGGGTCGCGGTCGGCGTCGCCTTGCTACAGCGCGATCAATTCGACGAGGCCGCCGTCCACCTCGGCCATGTCACGGCCAGCGCGAGTGCCGATCCGCGCGCGGTCCTCTACGCCCACTACTGGCTGGGCGTGGTCGCGCTGCGCCGCGAGGACTTCGGTTCCGCCGTGGCGTCGCTCCGCCGCGCGGTGACGTTGGGGCCGAACCTCGGGGAAGGGTGGGCCGAGCTCGGGATCGCCCTCTGGCACGCCGGCGCGCCCGCCGACGCGCGCGAGGCGTGGCGGGTCGGCGCCGGCATCCGGCATTCGCCGCACCAGACGCGCTGCCTGGATCTGGAGACCGTCACGGCTGCCGGAGGGATGCCGCCACGTTGGTCCCCGGCCTGA
- a CDS encoding penicillin-binding protein 2 translates to MATPAARLVAVQALLVLGGAIVLGRSFQLQVVQHARWEARARALRTESDSIDARRGTIFDRNGVPLAETQEAYRITLAKNEFTDSAKVVKLLLRLPGFSAERVAKAMAKRYPNFYDELSAEEIAPLRDMKGVHFDVVRRRVYPLEQLARPLLGRLDDKGRASGGVERMLDTVLTGTPGLAIYLRDVNNQVVKIPSSVTRAPVAGKDVYLTIDHALQGIVEGELRRAVAEYRAKGGDVVVLDVKSGELLASASLRTDTATGRLVPNLGALVEANEPGSTAKLFTAAAVLRERADTTPVSGEGGIWRVALPGGKSRSIEDVHAESGMLSLGETIKVSSNIGISKFGLRLTREQQFLALRDFGFGTPALLGIPGETTGSLRNPVDWDIPVLSQPSISQGYFYEASALQLATAYAAIANGGRLMAPSIVREVRDGGANTVRWRHTPTQVREAVTPEVAHQLMSYLRLATDTGGSGAKAQLDRATVVGKTGTAKVLVRGQYVTGVYRGSFAGLYPGEAPEVVVYVMIDRPSGMEFYGGLVAAPMVRNILQQSLASRTSPLNRPSIEAPLAARREAPLVVTTAGPIKQLAFPLAAPTEAPGATAAVPIVQGLPVREAIVALHRAGYQVQLAGRATGLARHTLPVGGDTLARARIVTLYADSIP, encoded by the coding sequence ATGGCGACGCCCGCCGCCCGACTCGTCGCCGTCCAGGCGCTGCTCGTCCTCGGCGGCGCCATCGTGCTGGGGCGCTCGTTCCAGTTGCAGGTCGTCCAGCACGCGCGGTGGGAAGCGCGGGCGCGGGCGCTCCGCACCGAGAGTGACAGCATCGACGCCCGGCGCGGCACGATCTTCGACCGCAACGGCGTGCCGCTCGCCGAGACCCAGGAAGCCTACCGGATCACCCTCGCCAAGAACGAGTTCACCGACAGCGCCAAAGTCGTCAAGCTGTTGCTGCGTCTGCCGGGCTTCAGCGCCGAGCGCGTCGCCAAGGCGATGGCGAAGCGCTACCCGAACTTCTACGACGAACTGAGTGCCGAAGAGATTGCCCCGCTGCGCGACATGAAGGGGGTGCACTTCGACGTCGTGCGCCGGCGCGTCTACCCCCTGGAACAGTTGGCGCGGCCGCTCCTCGGTCGACTCGACGACAAGGGCCGCGCCTCCGGTGGCGTCGAGCGGATGCTCGACACCGTGCTGACCGGCACGCCGGGGTTGGCGATCTACCTTCGCGACGTCAACAACCAGGTGGTCAAGATCCCCAGCTCGGTCACGCGCGCACCGGTGGCCGGCAAGGATGTCTACCTCACCATCGACCACGCCCTCCAGGGCATTGTCGAGGGCGAACTCCGACGCGCAGTGGCCGAGTATCGGGCCAAGGGCGGCGACGTCGTGGTGCTCGACGTGAAGAGCGGTGAGCTGCTGGCCTCCGCCTCCCTTCGCACCGACACCGCCACCGGGCGGCTGGTGCCGAACCTGGGGGCGCTCGTCGAGGCGAATGAGCCCGGCTCGACGGCCAAGCTCTTCACCGCGGCGGCCGTCCTGCGCGAGCGCGCCGACACCACGCCGGTCTCGGGTGAGGGCGGCATCTGGCGGGTCGCCCTCCCGGGTGGGAAGAGTCGTTCGATCGAGGACGTGCACGCCGAGTCGGGGATGCTGTCGCTCGGAGAGACGATCAAGGTGTCGAGCAACATCGGCATCTCGAAGTTCGGGCTGCGCCTCACGCGGGAGCAGCAGTTCCTCGCGCTGCGAGACTTCGGCTTCGGGACGCCGGCGCTGCTCGGCATTCCCGGCGAGACGACGGGCTCCCTGCGCAATCCGGTCGACTGGGACATTCCCGTCCTCTCCCAGCCTTCGATTTCGCAGGGCTACTTCTACGAGGCTTCGGCGCTGCAGTTGGCCACGGCCTACGCCGCGATCGCCAACGGCGGCCGCCTGATGGCACCCTCCATCGTGCGCGAGGTGCGGGACGGCGGTGCCAACACCGTGCGCTGGCGTCACACGCCGACCCAGGTCCGCGAGGCGGTCACCCCCGAGGTGGCGCACCAGTTGATGTCGTACCTCCGGCTCGCCACCGACACCGGCGGTTCCGGGGCGAAGGCGCAACTCGACCGCGCCACCGTCGTCGGAAAGACGGGGACCGCGAAGGTGCTGGTGCGTGGGCAGTACGTCACCGGCGTCTATCGTGGCTCGTTCGCCGGATTGTATCCGGGCGAGGCACCTGAGGTCGTGGTCTACGTCATGATCGACCGGCCGAGCGGGATGGAGTTCTACGGCGGATTGGTGGCGGCGCCGATGGTGCGGAACATCCTGCAGCAGTCGCTCGCGTCGCGGACCTCCCCGCTGAATCGGCCCAGTATCGAGGCGCCGTTGGCGGCGCGCCGCGAGGCCCCACTGGTCGTCACCACGGCGGGCCCCATCAAGCAGCTGGCCTTCCCGCTCGCCGCACCGACTGAAGCACCCGGTGCGACAGCCGCCGTGCCGATCGTCCAAGGACTCCCGGTGCGCGAGGCCATCGTGGCGCTGCATCGGGCCGGCTATCAGGTGCAGCTCGCTGGACGCGCCACCGGGTTGGCCCGCCACACCCTGCCTGTGGGCGGCGACACGCTGGCGCGCGCCCGCATCGTGACCCTTTACGCCGACTCGATCCCATGA
- the murD gene encoding UDP-N-acetylmuramoyl-L-alanine--D-glutamate ligase: MSRFTTWQADGREVAVAGLARSGAAAAQLLRARGIPVYVSDGGAGEKVLAVAAELRALNDPQLDVQVGAHDLARIGRSAALVLSPGIPPTAAVVRAAIDAGVPVLAEAQLGLDALAGVPYIAVTGTNGKTTTTALLEHLMQAAGRHAVAAGNIGLPLSDVARSGTQPEWLAVELSSFQLHDCPDLMPAVGILTNLAPDHLDRYPDLAAYYADKARLFARASGTSCWVTNLDDPESRRMIAAVPGRHLAFSVAPGVRADAWYDRPNDQLMLAGAPLLPREALPLLGDHNVANVLAAALALHATGIGHAALADGIRSFRPMAHRLEPVREVDGVLWVNDSKATNVASTVVAVEAMQRPFVLLLGGRHKGEPYTALRKPLAAHGVAVVAYGEAAGLIQADLGADIRVVPAGDFAEVMATARALAPRGGAVLLSPACSSYDMFDHYEHRGGTFRQIVESW; encoded by the coding sequence ATGAGTCGCTTCACGACGTGGCAGGCGGACGGTCGCGAGGTCGCCGTGGCGGGACTCGCCCGGAGCGGCGCCGCCGCGGCGCAGCTGCTGCGCGCGCGCGGGATTCCAGTGTATGTCTCGGATGGCGGGGCGGGGGAGAAGGTGCTCGCAGTCGCCGCGGAGTTGCGGGCGCTGAACGACCCGCAGCTTGACGTGCAGGTTGGCGCACATGACCTGGCGCGGATCGGTCGTTCCGCGGCCCTGGTGCTCTCACCCGGGATCCCGCCCACGGCAGCCGTGGTGCGCGCCGCCATCGACGCGGGCGTTCCGGTGTTGGCCGAGGCGCAGCTCGGCCTCGACGCGCTCGCCGGCGTCCCGTACATCGCGGTGACCGGCACCAACGGGAAGACCACGACCACCGCCCTGCTCGAGCACTTGATGCAGGCCGCTGGCCGGCACGCCGTCGCGGCGGGCAACATCGGCCTGCCGCTCTCGGACGTTGCGCGCAGCGGCACCCAGCCCGAGTGGTTGGCCGTGGAACTGTCGTCCTTTCAGCTGCACGATTGCCCCGACCTGATGCCGGCCGTGGGGATTCTCACCAACCTCGCCCCCGACCATCTCGATCGCTATCCGGACCTGGCCGCCTACTACGCCGACAAGGCGCGCCTCTTTGCGCGGGCCTCGGGGACGTCATGCTGGGTGACCAACCTCGATGATCCTGAGTCGCGGCGGATGATCGCCGCCGTCCCCGGTCGTCACCTCGCCTTTTCGGTGGCGCCAGGTGTTCGCGCCGACGCCTGGTATGACCGTCCCAACGACCAGTTGATGCTTGCCGGCGCACCACTGCTGCCGCGCGAGGCGCTCCCGCTCCTTGGCGACCACAACGTCGCCAACGTCCTCGCGGCGGCGCTGGCGCTCCACGCCACCGGGATCGGCCACGCCGCACTCGCCGACGGCATCCGCAGCTTCCGCCCGATGGCCCATCGGCTCGAGCCGGTGCGCGAGGTCGATGGCGTGCTCTGGGTCAACGACTCCAAGGCGACCAACGTGGCCTCAACGGTCGTGGCGGTTGAGGCGATGCAACGGCCGTTCGTCCTCCTGCTCGGCGGCCGTCACAAGGGGGAGCCCTACACCGCGCTGCGCAAGCCACTGGCGGCACATGGCGTGGCGGTGGTGGCCTATGGTGAAGCGGCTGGACTCATCCAGGCAGACCTCGGCGCCGACATCCGTGTGGTGCCTGCCGGAGACTTCGCGGAGGTCATGGCGACGGCGCGGGCGCTCGCGCCGCGCGGCGGGGCCGTGCTCCTCTCGCCGGCCTGTTCCAGCTACGACATGTTCGATCACTACGAACACCGTGGCGGCACCTTCCGCCAGATTGTGGAGTCCTGGTGA